One part of the Marispirochaeta sp. genome encodes these proteins:
- the fusA gene encoding elongation factor G — translation MQNMRNIGIIAHIDAGKTTTTERILFYTGKSHRIGEVDDGEATMDWMSQEQNRGITITSAATSCFWKDNQINIIDTPGHVDFTAEVERSLRVLDGAIGIFCAVGGVEPQSETVWHQADHYHVPRIAYVNKMDRIGADFFAVLEEMKTKLKTRPLPLQIPIGAESSFSGVVDLLEMREIHWDLDSRGTSMEFTPIRDELKKQAEQYREQLIDVLSAHSEEITDLYLEGAPVPNDLILSTLREATIGEELVPVFCGASYKNIGVQPLLDAVLNLLPAPHEVKPPTGITVKNEDSVEVLCDPKGPPLGLVFKIQTDRESGSLTFIRMYSGSIKKGSTVYNINKKKKERVNRLLRMHSNRSEALDEVSAGDIAVVIGCKFSQTGDTLGSEGHQVLLEQMQFPIPVIDVAIEPKSISEAKKLREILELLQKEDPTFMVKEDKETGQLIISGMGELHLDVLVTRITEDFNVDARIGNPQVTYRESVTAATEHTEIYQKILAGKENFASITLKVEPAVRGSGNSFRSLIGKGDLPNELLEAVGRGVVNSFSSGIMYGYPCYDVQVTLIGVKYDEMRASPVAYEAAGAMGFDNACRAASPVLLEPVMTVDVMCPKDFVGEVINHITTRGGIINSLESRTAIEHVRAQVPLSNMFGYSTALRSITQGRGTFAMEFSHFQQKSGGLG, via the coding sequence ATGCAGAATATGCGCAACATCGGAATAATCGCCCATATCGACGCCGGAAAAACGACTACCACCGAACGTATACTGTTCTATACCGGAAAAAGTCATAGAATAGGTGAAGTCGATGACGGCGAAGCTACCATGGACTGGATGTCCCAGGAACAGAATCGCGGCATTACCATTACATCTGCCGCTACCAGCTGCTTCTGGAAAGACAACCAGATCAATATAATCGATACCCCCGGCCATGTTGACTTTACCGCAGAGGTTGAGCGTTCCTTACGGGTTCTGGACGGCGCGATTGGTATATTCTGTGCCGTAGGCGGGGTCGAACCTCAGTCCGAGACTGTCTGGCACCAGGCTGATCACTACCATGTTCCTCGGATAGCCTACGTAAACAAGATGGACCGTATTGGCGCTGATTTTTTCGCGGTTTTAGAAGAAATGAAAACGAAACTGAAAACCCGGCCGCTGCCCCTGCAGATTCCCATTGGTGCAGAGTCCTCCTTCAGCGGTGTTGTGGACCTTCTTGAAATGCGGGAAATTCACTGGGACCTGGATTCCCGGGGAACCAGCATGGAGTTTACGCCAATCCGGGATGAGCTGAAGAAACAGGCGGAACAGTACAGGGAACAGCTGATTGACGTTCTGTCTGCCCACAGTGAGGAAATAACAGACCTATACCTCGAAGGCGCCCCTGTTCCCAATGACCTGATTTTATCCACCCTGCGCGAGGCCACAATCGGCGAGGAGCTGGTTCCCGTATTCTGCGGGGCCTCTTATAAGAATATAGGGGTCCAACCCCTTCTTGATGCCGTTCTTAATCTTCTGCCTGCACCCCACGAAGTAAAACCACCCACAGGAATCACTGTAAAAAATGAGGATAGCGTCGAGGTTCTCTGTGATCCCAAGGGGCCGCCCCTGGGACTTGTTTTCAAGATACAAACCGACCGGGAATCAGGCAGCCTTACCTTTATCCGCATGTATTCGGGGAGCATAAAAAAAGGCTCCACCGTATATAATATCAATAAAAAGAAAAAGGAACGGGTCAATCGCCTCCTGAGAATGCACTCCAACCGCAGCGAGGCCCTGGACGAGGTTTCCGCCGGAGATATCGCGGTGGTTATCGGCTGCAAGTTCTCCCAGACCGGCGATACCCTGGGGTCGGAAGGGCACCAGGTTCTCCTGGAGCAGATGCAGTTTCCCATTCCCGTAATAGATGTGGCAATCGAGCCAAAGAGTATCTCCGAGGCTAAAAAACTGCGGGAGATCCTTGAGCTTCTGCAGAAGGAAGATCCCACCTTTATGGTGAAAGAGGATAAGGAGACCGGTCAGCTGATCATCTCAGGCATGGGAGAGCTCCATCTTGACGTTCTTGTTACCCGCATAACCGAGGATTTCAATGTTGACGCGAGAATCGGAAATCCCCAGGTAACCTATCGGGAATCAGTAACCGCTGCCACAGAACATACCGAGATATACCAGAAGATTCTGGCAGGCAAGGAGAATTTTGCCTCCATTACTTTGAAGGTAGAGCCTGCCGTACGCGGTTCAGGCAATTCTTTCCGTTCCCTTATCGGCAAGGGAGATCTTCCGAATGAACTTTTGGAAGCAGTCGGGCGGGGTGTTGTGAACTCTTTTTCTTCAGGAATTATGTACGGCTATCCCTGTTATGATGTCCAGGTCACCCTTATCGGTGTTAAATATGATGAGATGCGTGCATCTCCTGTGGCCTATGAGGCTGCCGGTGCCATGGGATTCGACAATGCATGCCGCGCTGCATCCCCTGTTCTTCTGGAGCCGGTAATGACAGTTGATGTCATGTGTCCCAAGGATTTCGTTGGGGAAGTTATAAACCACATAACTACCCGCGGCGGCATTATCAACAGCCTTGAGTCCCGCACTGCCATTGAACATGTCCGTGCTCAGGTTCCCCTGTCAAATATGTTCGGTTACTCCACAGCCCTTCGAAGTATTACTCAGGGTCGAGGCACTTTTGCCATGGAGTTTTCCCATTTTCAGCAGAAAAGCGGGGGACTCGGTTAA
- a CDS encoding Clp protease ClpP — MMYTIDFSGVIGEDLTAAWLKTELKNAGGQPVRIDFNSPGGSIFTGREMGQALRDYPGTITARIVSIAASMASYLTTLCDRVTVGPDSVYMAHYCSGLTAGGARDHERAVEILRGIDDQLVRGYVQKTGQAESVVRAWMEEEKYFFGKEIEEVGFADKYLADDRATALDRSTAIARAQHQVAACVHPPTPAEIAALAKEPVRLPLSALWERPELFQSKDDPAGIMTIKH, encoded by the coding sequence ATGATGTACACGATTGATTTTAGCGGAGTCATCGGCGAAGACTTAACCGCTGCATGGCTGAAAACGGAGCTCAAAAACGCCGGAGGACAGCCGGTCCGAATCGACTTTAATTCACCTGGCGGAAGCATCTTCACTGGTAGGGAAATGGGACAAGCTCTCCGCGATTACCCCGGGACAATCACTGCCCGGATCGTATCTATCGCGGCAAGCATGGCATCCTACCTGACCACATTATGCGACCGGGTGACAGTCGGCCCCGATTCCGTCTACATGGCCCATTACTGCAGCGGACTTACCGCAGGCGGCGCCCGGGACCATGAAAGAGCTGTGGAGATCCTCCGGGGCATCGATGACCAGCTTGTCCGCGGATACGTACAGAAAACCGGACAGGCTGAGTCAGTCGTCCGCGCCTGGATGGAGGAGGAAAAATACTTTTTCGGCAAAGAAATCGAGGAAGTCGGTTTTGCTGATAAATACCTTGCAGACGACCGCGCAACCGCCCTTGATCGCAGTACCGCCATTGCCCGGGCACAGCACCAGGTGGCAGCCTGTGTACATCCACCCACACCCGCAGAGATCGCGGCATTAGCAAAAGAACCGGTCCGGTTGCCCCTGTCGGCACTATGGGAACGTCCGGAATTATTCCAGAGTAAAGATGATCCTGCCGGAATCATGACAATCAAACACTAA
- a CDS encoding YozE family protein: MTFYEFIKSQKNRPDPVGDLAADILADRAFPQSVSTLEKLRAYLAAAGACPEALDAAKRAFWEYEEVKP, from the coding sequence ATGACCTTTTATGAATTCATTAAATCCCAGAAGAACCGCCCGGATCCCGTCGGTGATCTTGCTGCGGATATCCTGGCTGACAGGGCTTTTCCTCAGTCCGTCAGCACCCTGGAAAAACTGCGCGCATACCTCGCCGCCGCCGGAGCATGTCCAGAAGCCTTGGATGCTGCGAAGAGGGCTTTCTGGGAGTATGAGGAGGTTAAGCCGTGA
- a CDS encoding helix-turn-helix domain-containing protein: protein MALLTYKTVRGTLPLAEQTIRTMVSRGQLPHYKLGSRVFFDREEIEEWIKSRHIPAEGRR from the coding sequence ATGGCGTTACTCACATACAAAACCGTACGGGGGACCCTACCCCTGGCGGAGCAAACCATCCGCACTATGGTATCACGCGGGCAGCTGCCACATTACAAACTCGGCTCGAGGGTTTTCTTTGATCGCGAAGAGATCGAGGAATGGATTAAAAGCCGACATATTCCCGCGGAGGGTCGCCGATGA